A region of Streptomyces sp. NBC_00654 DNA encodes the following proteins:
- a CDS encoding VOC family protein, with amino-acid sequence MTEKTIPLLPCRTQSIKPVVDFSTALGFGTTYLRTSPYAYAVVERGAIELQFYGMKEYDPAASHSGCYVLTEDVDSLHTAFRAGLKAAYGRIPTRGLPRIGPLKDMSYGVRQFLMTDPTGNTIRIGQPTSDDPSHRPAPKETFARALPMADLFADSKQDLPGAARIIDRVLNLEGEHPTPVQRLRLLVLRGDIAQRLGRAGRARELLEEAAAMELTDEERRSVGDDLVRLQELLGRPGALAHSVA; translated from the coding sequence ATGACCGAGAAGACCATCCCGCTCCTCCCCTGCCGGACGCAGTCGATCAAGCCGGTGGTCGACTTCTCCACGGCCCTGGGCTTCGGGACGACGTACCTCCGGACCAGCCCGTACGCCTACGCGGTCGTCGAACGCGGGGCGATCGAGCTTCAGTTCTACGGAATGAAGGAGTACGACCCCGCCGCCTCGCACTCCGGCTGCTATGTCCTCACCGAGGACGTCGACAGCCTGCACACCGCGTTCCGGGCAGGCCTCAAGGCGGCGTACGGCCGGATCCCCACGCGCGGGCTGCCCCGCATCGGCCCGCTCAAGGACATGTCGTACGGGGTGCGGCAGTTCCTGATGACCGACCCCACCGGGAACACGATCCGGATCGGGCAGCCGACGAGCGACGACCCGAGCCACCGGCCCGCCCCCAAGGAGACCTTCGCCCGCGCCCTGCCCATGGCGGACCTGTTCGCCGACTCCAAGCAGGACCTGCCCGGGGCCGCGCGGATCATCGACCGGGTGCTGAACCTGGAGGGCGAACACCCCACCCCCGTACAGCGGTTGCGGCTGCTCGTCCTGCGCGGGGACATCGCGCAACGGCTCGGCAGGGCAGGACGGGCCCGCGAACTGCTGGAAGAGGCGGCGGCAATGGAACTGACCGACGAGGAACGCCGGTCGGTGGGCGACGATCTCGTCAGGCTCCAGGAACTGCTGGGCCGACCGGGCGCCCTGGCACACTCTGTCGCGTGA